The stretch of DNA TAAAGCCTTTTGCAACAAGGCGAGCTTTATATCGATCAATAGAGCCATCCACTTGCCTTTTGATGCGAAACAACCATTTGCATCCCACAATATTGGTGTCTTTTGGAGGTGGGACTAGTGACCATGTTCCATTTCTTACTAAAGCATCAAACTCGTCATAAATGGCCTTCCTTCAATGATCGTGTTTCATGGCTTCTTTGATACTTGAAGGTTCAACATTCTCTGCCAATGGATGCTTTGTAGCTTGAAAAAGTCTTTTAGGcttgaaaatattattttgtgatCGAGTCACGGGCCTACTCGGAGGTATGGGAGCTGCAGGGGGGTTAATTGGCACATGTATTTGAACAAGAGGTGAAATATTTTGATCATTACCTGATGAAGTGTTCGGAGTTAAGGGACTCTCTTCATTGGGCACCAAGCAAGGATTTGATTGTTCGGTAATGAGTGGAGAGGATATGGTTGGTGTATGTGAAGTTGAGTGTTCGGTGAGTGGTGTGGTCTCAATGGAGGGAGTGCCATTATTTTGGATAATGTTTGGTGGGTGTTCTTGGTTTGGTATAGAAATAAGTGTGTGCAGGGGCTGTTGTGTAATGATAGGTGAATTTGATGGAGGGTTATGGGATGGACGATATGTGTTGTAAGGGAAGATGTGGTCATAAAATTTGACATGTCTGGATGTGTATATTTTGTTTGTGGTTAGGTCGAGACAGTGGTAGGCATATTGTGTATCGGCATAACCAACAAAAATACAAGGTTGAGACCGGGGTTGAAGTTTATTCGAGGTGTAGGGTCTTAACCATGGGAAGCATAAGCATCCAAAGGAATGAAGATGTAGAGGATTGGATTTGGTTTGGTGAAGTATTTGAAATGGTGATTTCATATTGAGAGTTGGTGTTGGGAGTCGGTTGATAAGGTAAACAGCGGTACAAAATGCATGACTCCAAAAGGATGCAGGTAGGTTGGCAGTATGTAAGAGGGCTTTGCCAGTTTCAACAATGTGTCGATGTCGGCGTTCAGCTAAGGCATTAAGTTCTGGTGTATGTGGGGGAGTGGTGTAATGAGATATTCCATGGGTAGTAAGAAAGGTTTTAAGTTTAATGAATTCACCACCATTGTCTGAGTATAAAGTTACTATGGgtagattaaaatatttttcaacaagaTTTTTGAAAGCTGGAAAAATAATAGACACATcggatttattttttaaaggatAAAACCAAATATATTTTGTAAAGTGATCAACAATAATCAAGTAATAAACATAACcatttattgattttgtgggGGAAGGTCCCCATACATCAGTGTACAATAATTCAAGTGGTTTTGAGCTAGAGATACTAGAAGTAGTAAAAGGTAGCTTATGACTCTTGACTATGTTGCACGAGATGCATGGATTCTGATCCTTCTGTTTTATTTGCTTGAGAAAGGGAAATTGACTCAAAATACGATCTGACGGGTGACCAAGGATGTGATGCCATGGACGGTTGGTGGTGGCGTGAAGTGTTGTAGGGCTGGATGTTGGTTGTGGTAGGATGTAGAGACCTTGCTTATGGTGACCTTTGATTAGAGGAGCCCTTGTCTTCAAATCCTTCAccaaaaaataatcagaaaaaaATTCCACGGAAATAGGGTTAGTTTTGCAGAGAGATGAGATAGACAAAagattttttgatattttaggaACATGTAAAACATGTGGTAGTTGAAGTGAGTGAGAGGAAGTGCAAATAGATGTTTTACCAGTATGTGTTATAGGTAGGCCCGAGCCTTCACCAACAAGTAATTCATCTGTGCCATGATAGGGACGATTCAGATGGAGGTTGTCCAGAGCATTGGTGATGTGGTGTGTTGCGCCGGAGTCCATAATCCATTCTGGAGAGGGAGCAGTACGAGGAGTTGCACGCGCATGATGAGCAGCGAAGTTATTAGTGCGTGCGTGCATGATGTGCAGCGGAGCTGTTAGTGCGCCTCGGGTAACCATGAAGTTTGTAGCAGATCTTTGCTGAGTGTCCTGTTTTGTCACAGTATTGACAGATGACTTTGCGAGATTGACCAGAGGATGTGGATCCACCATTGTTGGGATAAGAACCACCATAAGAGTTGCCTCGTTTCTGATATGGTTGTTTGCCTTTGAAAGCAGCATTGGCAGTGGCAATGGACTCGAGAGATGAACTATCATTATTGATTTCATCTCTTTTGAGATAGGTTTCAAAATCTGTGAGTAGATCATGAAGGTTGTCAAAGCTGATTGGATTTTCGCGAGTACGAATAGCAGTCGTTATCTCACGATATTCAGTTTCGAGACCATTGAGTGTGTGAATGACCAGATGAATGTCATCCAGAGGGGAGTTGATGATAGCCAATTCATCTGCAATTGCTTTGACATTGTTGAGATACTCAGAGACAGGACTT from Trifolium pratense cultivar HEN17-A07 linkage group LG5, ARS_RC_1.1, whole genome shotgun sequence encodes:
- the LOC123886032 gene encoding uncharacterized protein LOC123886032, whose amino-acid sequence is MFASKTRSRIMHLKERLSRLNKGASPVSEYLNNVKAIADELAIINSPLDDIHLVIHTLNGLETEYREITTAIRTRENPISFDNLHDLLTDFETYLKRDEINNDSSSLESIATANAAFKGKQPYQKRGNSYGGSYPNNGGSTSSGQSRKVICQYCDKTGHSAKICYKLHGYPRRTNSSAAHHARTH